The Deltaproteobacteria bacterium genome segment TGACCCCGCGCGGGTGGCTTATTGTATTCGGAAGACCGGCGTCAGGGACCGTCTCCACGTAAGACTTACTGGAACCTCTTCTGGTCGTAGAGGCGGATGACCTTGTCCGTAATATCGTATTCGTCGTCTATCAGGTAAACGGCGTTTTTCTGCACGATCAGGGTGTACCCCTCCCGCTTCGCCAAGGCCGTAATGACGTCACGCAGGTCTTGCAGCACCTTCTGATTCACTTCGGCGGTCTTTTTCTTGTGCGCCTCGTCCAGGTCCGCGGCGAGCCTTTTGTACTCCTTGACGGCCTCTTCCAGCTTTTCCTGTTTGGCTTTCCGGGTTCCCGCCGTGGCTTTGTCAAAGTCGGCCCTGAGGTTCTGCAGGTCCTTCTGCTTTTCGACGAGTGTGGCCCGCTTGCTTTCCAGATCCCGGGTCAGGAGCGCCGTCGCCGCTTTCGCGTTCTTGGATTCCCGCACAATCTTTTGAAGATCAAAAGAACCCAGTTTAAAATCCTTCGCCCCAAGCGAAGGGATGAAAATGAAACTGATAAT includes the following:
- a CDS encoding OmpH family outer membrane protein, which translates into the protein MKRFGVVLACLIISFIFIPSLGAKDFKLGSFDLQKIVRESKNAKAATALLTRDLESKRATLVEKQKDLQNLRADFDKATAGTRKAKQEKLEEAVKEYKRLAADLDEAHKKKTAEVNQKVLQDLRDVITALAKREGYTLIVQKNAVYLIDDEYDITDKVIRLYDQKRFQ